The Aquidulcibacter paucihalophilus genome has a window encoding:
- a CDS encoding amino acid ABC transporter substrate-binding protein produces MRALSTGRKTGGGAASALAIVLALALAGCGRGDTPVDPVEGADPAAQNQIAAPDFASPTLAAIKRRGRLNCGVHEGLVGFAYTDNRGEWRGFDVDFCRALAAAVLGNANAVRFVPLTSPQRFEGLRSGRIDVLWRSTSWTLSREAREGVRFAGVNYYDGQGFLVRRSLDLATAAELNGARVCVQRGSTTELNVADWFRARSLEYTPVVAANEEAARAAYAREDCDALSADISALAAARTTMSNPEQHAILPDVISKEPLGPAVKRGDEAWTSIVRWTLNALILAEELGVTSDNADEMAEESPSPAVRRLLGVEGDVGPMLGLRKDWAKAAIKAEGNYGEIFSRNVGTDSSLDLARGLNAQWNGRPAGLIYALPIR; encoded by the coding sequence ATGCGGGCACTATCGACGGGGCGAAAGACGGGGGGCGGCGCTGCGTCCGCCCTGGCGATCGTGCTGGCCCTGGCCCTTGCGGGTTGCGGACGCGGTGACACGCCCGTCGACCCCGTAGAGGGGGCTGACCCCGCGGCCCAGAACCAGATCGCCGCCCCGGATTTTGCCAGCCCCACCCTTGCGGCGATCAAACGGCGGGGACGTCTGAACTGCGGCGTTCACGAGGGGCTGGTCGGTTTTGCCTATACGGACAATCGCGGCGAATGGCGCGGTTTTGACGTCGACTTCTGCCGCGCCCTCGCGGCGGCGGTGCTCGGCAATGCCAACGCCGTCCGGTTCGTGCCCCTGACGAGCCCGCAGCGGTTCGAGGGCCTGCGCAGCGGCCGCATCGATGTGCTGTGGCGTTCGACCTCCTGGACCCTGTCGCGGGAAGCGCGGGAAGGGGTGCGGTTCGCCGGGGTCAACTATTATGACGGTCAGGGCTTTCTGGTGCGCCGGTCGCTGGACCTGGCCACGGCGGCCGAGTTGAACGGCGCGCGGGTTTGCGTACAGCGCGGCTCGACCACGGAATTGAATGTCGCCGACTGGTTCCGCGCGCGCTCGCTGGAATACACGCCGGTGGTGGCCGCAAACGAGGAAGCGGCCCGGGCGGCCTATGCGCGGGAGGATTGCGACGCCCTGAGCGCCGATATTTCCGCCCTGGCGGCGGCGCGGACGACGATGTCGAACCCTGAGCAACACGCCATCCTGCCGGATGTGATCTCGAAGGAGCCGCTGGGGCCGGCGGTGAAGCGGGGCGACGAGGCCTGGACCTCGATCGTGCGCTGGACGCTGAATGCCCTGATCCTAGCCGAGGAGCTGGGCGTGACCAGCGACAACGCCGATGAGATGGCCGAGGAGTCGCCAAGCCCCGCCGTTCGCCGCCTGCTCGGCGTCGAGGGCGACGTCGGACCAATGCTGGGGCTGCGCAAGGACTGGGCGAAGGCGGCCATCAAGGCCGAGGGCAACTACGGCGAAATCTTCTCGCGGAACGTCGGGACAGATTCCTCGCTCGACCTGGCCCGTGGGCTTAACGCACAATGGAACGGAAGACCGGCCGGGCTGATCTACGCCCTGCCGATTCGCTAG
- the metC gene encoding cystathionine beta-lyase codes for MTDRTDRTRLIAAATRRGRGRRPVAPPIERASTLLNDTPGAMRDESRGPVYGIEDLSAARELRDLLCDLEGAKEAWLVPSGLAAVTVPLTALLRPGDEVLTTDALYGPSRRFLKRHMGPRGVTTAFHDAGASTGDILAALGDRTRVLLIESPASLTFEMLDVPALAAGCRARGVLTVMDNTWGAGLAFRPLAHGVDVSVQAVTKYVSGHSDLLMGSIAVADPAVGRPIAETLEDLGWRVSPDDAWLALRGLRTMPLRYKEQARSALVVAHWLQARPEVAEILYPALPGAAGNALWARDYTGAASLFGMVMKGGDEAAAHALMSALDLFGLGFSWGGFESLITHETGQLSGRRSPPGVAGQLLRLHVGLEDPADLIADLEGGLAAWRTALG; via the coding sequence ATGACCGATCGAACCGACCGCACCCGCCTGATCGCCGCCGCCACCCGCCGCGGCCGGGGCCGCCGTCCGGTCGCCCCGCCGATCGAGCGGGCGTCGACCCTGCTCAACGACACGCCCGGTGCCATGCGCGACGAAAGCCGGGGTCCAGTCTATGGCATCGAGGATCTTTCGGCAGCGCGCGAACTCCGCGACCTCCTGTGCGATCTCGAAGGCGCGAAGGAAGCCTGGCTGGTCCCGTCGGGCCTCGCCGCCGTCACCGTGCCCCTGACCGCCCTGCTCCGGCCCGGCGATGAGGTCCTGACCACCGACGCCCTCTACGGACCCAGCCGGCGCTTCCTGAAGCGTCATATGGGCCCGCGCGGGGTGACCACCGCCTTCCACGACGCCGGTGCCTCGACGGGCGACATCCTCGCCGCCCTTGGCGACCGCACGCGCGTCCTGCTGATCGAGTCGCCCGCCTCCCTGACATTCGAGATGCTGGACGTCCCCGCCCTCGCCGCCGGCTGCCGCGCACGCGGCGTGCTGACGGTGATGGACAATACCTGGGGCGCGGGCCTCGCCTTCCGCCCGCTGGCGCACGGCGTCGACGTCAGCGTCCAGGCGGTGACCAAATATGTCTCGGGCCACTCGGACCTGCTCATGGGCTCCATCGCCGTCGCCGACCCCGCCGTCGGCCGGCCGATCGCCGAGACACTGGAGGACCTCGGCTGGCGCGTCTCGCCCGACGACGCGTGGCTGGCCCTGCGCGGGCTGCGCACAATGCCCCTGCGCTACAAGGAACAGGCACGGTCCGCCCTCGTCGTCGCGCACTGGCTGCAAGCCCGGCCCGAGGTCGCCGAAATCCTCTATCCCGCCCTGCCCGGCGCTGCGGGCAACGCCCTCTGGGCGCGTGACTACACCGGGGCTGCCTCCCTGTTCGGTATGGTGATGAAGGGCGGTGACGAAGCCGCCGCCCACGCCCTCATGTCAGCCCTCGACCTGTTCGGCCTCGGCTTTTCCTGGGGTGGGTTCGAAAGCCTGATCACCCATGAGACAGGCCAGCTGTCGGGCCGAAGGTCGCCGCCCGGCGTGGCGGGGCAGTTGCTCCGCCTCCACGTCGGGCTCGAGGACCCGGCCGACCTGATCGCTGATCTTGAAGGCGGACTCGCCGCCTGGCGCACCGCCCTCGGCTGA
- the sseA gene encoding 3-mercaptopyruvate sulfurtransferase, with protein sequence MTDAVPLISTQDLAARLSDPSLKLIDASWHLDGRDARPDFETARLPGAVFFDLEASSEQESDLPHMLPHPDFFAARMGALGITADHSIVVYDTVGIRSSPRVWWMLRAMGARDVRVLDGGLPKWLAEGRPVETGPASPPRAAIFSPSVQADRVADLDAVRAALEAGDQVLDARAADRFAGRAPEPRSGLRSGHMPGALNLPFPAVLNPDGTMKQGEALAQVYRTAGIDLDRPVMTTCGSGVTAAILSLGLAVLGRPSRLYDGSWAEWGGRADTDVVSVPPA encoded by the coding sequence ATGACCGACGCCGTCCCCTTGATCTCGACCCAGGATCTCGCCGCCCGATTGAGCGATCCGTCCCTCAAACTCATCGACGCCAGCTGGCATCTGGATGGCCGCGACGCGCGACCGGATTTCGAGACCGCGCGCCTGCCCGGCGCGGTCTTCTTCGACCTCGAAGCGTCTTCGGAGCAAGAGAGCGACTTGCCGCACATGCTCCCCCATCCCGATTTTTTCGCGGCGCGGATGGGGGCGCTCGGCATCACCGCTGATCACAGCATCGTCGTCTATGACACCGTCGGCATCCGCTCGTCGCCGCGCGTGTGGTGGATGCTCCGGGCCATGGGGGCGCGGGACGTCCGCGTCCTCGACGGCGGCCTGCCGAAATGGCTGGCCGAAGGGCGGCCCGTCGAAACAGGGCCGGCGTCTCCGCCCCGGGCCGCGATCTTCAGCCCCTCCGTCCAGGCCGATCGGGTCGCCGATCTCGACGCGGTCCGCGCAGCCCTGGAGGCGGGAGATCAGGTGCTGGACGCCCGCGCCGCCGACCGGTTCGCCGGCCGCGCACCCGAGCCGAGGTCGGGTCTCCGGTCCGGCCATATGCCGGGAGCCCTCAACCTGCCCTTCCCTGCCGTCCTGAACCCCGACGGTACGATGAAGCAGGGCGAGGCGCTGGCGCAGGTCTATCGCACGGCCGGGATCGACCTGGACCGCCCGGTCATGACCACCTGCGGCTCCGGCGTTACCGCTGCCATCCTCAGCCTGGGTCTCGCGGTCCTGGGCCGGCCGTCGCGTCTGTACGACGGCAGCTGGGCCGAATGGGGCGGACGGGCGGACACCGACGTCGTGTCGGTGCCGCCCGCCTGA
- a CDS encoding ETC complex I subunit, with the protein MLARIYRPAKTAMQSGKASSRGWRLEFEPASARTIDPLMGWTSSTDMNGQVRLSFDSAEEAVAYAERHGIPFRLHEPQEAPVILKAYADNFATGRKQPWTH; encoded by the coding sequence ATGCTCGCCCGCATCTATCGCCCCGCCAAGACCGCCATGCAGTCCGGCAAGGCCTCGTCGAGAGGCTGGCGGCTGGAGTTCGAGCCGGCGTCGGCGCGTACCATCGATCCGTTGATGGGCTGGACCAGCTCGACCGATATGAACGGCCAGGTGCGGCTGAGCTTCGATTCGGCGGAGGAGGCGGTGGCCTATGCGGAGCGGCACGGCATCCCGTTCCGCCTGCACGAGCCGCAGGAAGCGCCGGTTATCCTCAAGGCCTATGCCGACAATTTCGCCACCGGCCGCAAACAGCCCTGGACGCATTAG
- a CDS encoding cryptochrome/photolyase family protein, whose amino-acid sequence MGLSSTPTGGTLRLVLGDQLSDGLSALRGLDASVDVVLMAEVRDEATYVKHHKQKIALVFAAMRKFAARLEERGVTVRHVRIDDPANTGSIAGELDRVLAGRPFGGVVMTACGEWRLAEALAAFAKSTKVPVEIREDDRFICSLARFNRWAADKKTLTMEFFYREMRRETGLLMDGKDPVGGQWNFDKDNRAGLPRGVMPPPRLRTTPDAVTRGAMMDVERLFGDHFGELEGFGWPTSVGEAEAVLAVFLSDVLPSFGAWQDAMAAGQPWMWHGMVSTSLNLGLLDPLDVCRRAEAEYRAGRAPLNAVEGFIRQILGWREFVRGLYWSKMPEYGARNALDADRSLPWFYWSGETDMACVADAVRSTRDHAYAHHIQRLMVTGNLAMLLGVHPDAVDDWYMVVYADAYEWVEMPNTRGMATFADGGIMGTKPYAASGAYINRMSNYCAGCRYDVKLKTGEAACPFNRLYWGFLERNRGRLAGNPRLAMPYRTLDGWDVARRQAVVAEAEACRTALGAVRPA is encoded by the coding sequence ATGGGTCTTTCTAGCACGCCGACGGGCGGAACCCTGAGACTGGTGCTGGGCGACCAGCTGTCCGACGGACTGTCCGCGCTGCGCGGCCTCGATGCCTCGGTCGATGTCGTGCTGATGGCGGAGGTGCGCGACGAGGCGACCTATGTGAAGCACCACAAGCAGAAGATCGCCCTCGTGTTCGCCGCCATGCGCAAGTTTGCGGCGCGGCTGGAAGAGCGCGGTGTGACGGTCCGCCATGTCCGGATCGACGATCCGGCCAACACGGGCTCGATCGCGGGAGAGCTGGACCGTGTCCTCGCCGGGCGGCCGTTCGGCGGCGTGGTGATGACGGCGTGCGGCGAATGGCGGTTGGCCGAGGCCCTCGCGGCCTTCGCCAAATCGACCAAAGTCCCGGTGGAAATCCGCGAGGATGACCGGTTCATCTGTTCGCTGGCACGCTTCAACCGCTGGGCCGCCGACAAGAAGACGCTGACCATGGAGTTCTTCTATCGCGAGATGCGGCGGGAGACCGGTCTGCTGATGGACGGCAAGGATCCGGTCGGCGGACAGTGGAATTTTGACAAGGACAATCGCGCCGGGCTTCCCCGGGGCGTGATGCCGCCGCCGCGATTGCGGACGACCCCCGATGCGGTGACGCGCGGGGCGATGATGGATGTTGAACGGCTGTTCGGCGACCATTTCGGCGAACTGGAAGGCTTCGGCTGGCCGACGAGCGTGGGCGAGGCGGAGGCGGTGCTCGCCGTCTTCCTGTCCGATGTCCTGCCGTCGTTCGGGGCCTGGCAGGATGCCATGGCGGCGGGGCAGCCGTGGATGTGGCACGGGATGGTGTCGACGTCGCTCAACCTGGGCCTGCTCGATCCGCTGGACGTTTGCCGTCGCGCGGAGGCGGAGTATCGCGCCGGCCGGGCACCGTTGAACGCCGTGGAGGGGTTCATCCGCCAGATCCTCGGATGGCGCGAGTTCGTGCGCGGCCTCTACTGGTCGAAAATGCCCGAGTACGGGGCGCGGAACGCGCTCGACGCGGACCGGAGCCTGCCGTGGTTCTACTGGTCCGGCGAAACGGACATGGCCTGCGTGGCCGATGCGGTGCGGTCGACCCGCGATCACGCCTATGCGCATCACATCCAGCGGCTGATGGTCACCGGCAACCTCGCCATGCTGCTGGGCGTCCATCCCGACGCGGTCGATGACTGGTATATGGTCGTCTACGCCGACGCTTATGAATGGGTCGAGATGCCGAACACGCGCGGCATGGCCACTTTCGCCGACGGCGGCATCATGGGCACCAAGCCCTATGCGGCGTCCGGGGCCTACATCAACCGGATGAGCAACTACTGCGCCGGCTGCCGGTACGATGTGAAGCTCAAGACCGGCGAAGCGGCCTGTCCGTTCAACCGGCTCTACTGGGGCTTCCTTGAGCGGAACCGGGGCCGCCTGGCCGGCAACCCGCGCCTCGCCATGCCCTACCGGACCCTCGACGGCTGGGACGTGGCGCGGCGGCAGGCGGTGGTCGCGGAGGCCGAGGCCTGTCGCACGGCGCTGGGCGCGGTCAGGCCCGCGTAA
- a CDS encoding dicarboxylate/amino acid:cation symporter, whose translation METTKRGGIPLYLWMLLGFAVGMGGGLYVNLMGLEVLPWVMDIIKSVGQIFLRLLFMLVLPLLFAALAVGVAEMGDLKSLGRVGFKTLVFTVIVSAIAVGIGLGMVNYFRPGDGVDPVLAQQLLAQGAEGASAIVGNAPKSIEAGQFFLDMIPSNVFTAAAENQILPVMIFALIFGIGMVMAKSPATDALQQTLQGLFEVMMKLINLVIKLAPIAIAALMFNLSAVFGWDLLVRLGAYAGVAVGAMAIHMFIVYPLLVWIFGGMNPLKFANGVREPFVVAFSTASSNATLPIAIKAAEEKLKLPRRISRFVLTVGATANQNGTALFEGVTVLFLAQFFGVDLNLQQQLVVMLVCILGGIGTAGVPAGSLPVIALILTMVGVPAEGIGLILGVDRFLDMCRTTLNVTGDLVAATVVSRGESDSIVPDDLKLPDVAPAH comes from the coding sequence ATGGAAACGACGAAACGTGGCGGGATTCCGCTCTATCTCTGGATGCTGCTGGGCTTTGCCGTCGGCATGGGCGGAGGGCTCTATGTCAACCTGATGGGCCTTGAGGTCCTTCCCTGGGTCATGGACATCATCAAGTCCGTCGGCCAGATCTTCCTGCGCCTGCTGTTCATGCTGGTCCTGCCGCTGCTGTTCGCCGCCCTGGCCGTGGGGGTCGCCGAGATGGGCGACCTGAAGTCGCTGGGCCGGGTCGGCTTCAAGACGCTGGTGTTCACGGTCATCGTCTCGGCGATCGCCGTCGGCATCGGTCTCGGCATGGTCAACTATTTCCGTCCCGGAGACGGGGTCGACCCGGTGCTGGCCCAGCAGCTGCTGGCCCAGGGTGCCGAGGGGGCCTCGGCCATCGTCGGCAATGCGCCCAAGAGCATCGAGGCCGGCCAGTTCTTCCTCGACATGATCCCGTCCAACGTCTTCACGGCGGCGGCCGAGAACCAGATCCTGCCGGTGATGATCTTCGCCCTGATCTTCGGCATCGGCATGGTCATGGCCAAGTCGCCCGCCACGGACGCGCTGCAGCAGACGCTGCAGGGGCTGTTCGAGGTGATGATGAAGCTCATCAACCTGGTCATCAAACTGGCCCCGATCGCGATCGCGGCGCTGATGTTCAATCTGTCGGCGGTGTTCGGCTGGGACCTGCTGGTCCGGCTGGGGGCCTATGCGGGCGTGGCCGTGGGCGCGATGGCGATCCACATGTTCATCGTCTATCCGCTGCTGGTCTGGATCTTCGGCGGCATGAACCCGCTGAAATTCGCCAACGGCGTCCGCGAGCCCTTCGTGGTGGCCTTCTCCACCGCCTCGTCCAACGCCACCCTGCCGATCGCCATCAAGGCGGCGGAAGAGAAGCTGAAACTGCCGCGCCGCATCTCGCGCTTCGTGCTCACCGTCGGCGCCACGGCCAACCAGAACGGCACCGCCCTGTTCGAGGGCGTCACGGTTCTGTTCCTTGCCCAGTTCTTCGGCGTCGACCTGAACCTGCAGCAGCAGCTGGTGGTGATGCTGGTCTGCATTCTCGGCGGCATCGGCACCGCCGGGGTTCCCGCGGGTTCCCTGCCGGTCATCGCCCTGATCCTGACCATGGTCGGGGTGCCGGCCGAGGGAATCGGCCTGATCCTCGGCGTCGACCGCTTCCTCGACATGTGCCGCACCACCCTGAACGTCACCGGCGATCTGGTGGCGGCGACGGTGGTGTCGCGCGGTGAGAGCGATTCGATCGTTCCCGATGATCTGAAACTGCCGGACGTGGCGCCGGCGCACTGA